TGTACTTTTTTGGTGATCCATTGGTATCCTTAAGAAATACAAATTGATTTCTACAGAATCGGGTACGACAATATTTAACCAGTGGGTGCAACTGTTTTCCTGGATGGAAACGGTAGTTTATGATTTTACCAAAAAAACATTTTGTAAGGAGGAATTCTGTGAAAAATCTGGTAAGGATTTTGTACATCATTCTTATTTCCATGATAGTAAATTGTGTTTTCTTTCTGGTAGAATGGAAACTTTGGTACCTTCTACCGGTTTTGCTGTTGTTTTTTCTTTTTGTCAATGTATTCCCTTCTATCCACAATTTTAAAGTTCCCACCTTTCGGCTCCGGATTGCGGCAGATGGGGCGGAACTGTTAATCTTATTTTTGGCGACCTCTGTGGTATCCGGTGTGTACCACATTGTAATGGCGTTCCAGCTGTTTCCAAGCCACTGGCTGGTTTGGGTGGTGAGCGCGTTGGTTGCCATTTTAACCGAGAGCATCCTGTTTTGGAACGGGATTATCCGTGTTTACTGCACCTCTTTGCAGTTGGGCATCCGAAGGAGGGTGATTGGGATTGTCTGTGGATGGATTCCCATCGCCAATCTGTGGGCGTTATGCAGCATTATCTATGTTGTCTGTTCGGAGGTTTCGTTTGAAACCCAAAAAATGCGGTTAAACCAGCAACGGCAGCAGGAACAAATCTGCCACACAAAATACCCTATTTTATTGGTACACGGGGTATTTTTCCGGGATTTTAAATATCTGAATTATTGGGGAAGGATTCCGGAGGAGCTGAAGAAAAACGGGGCGGTTTTGTTTTATGGGAACCACCATTCCGCTTCTTCGGTACGGGAAAGCGCCTGTGAGCTGACCAAAAGGATTCAGCAAATTGTGGAGGAAACCAAATGCGAAAAGGTGAACATCATCGCCCATTCCAAAGGCGGCTTGGATTGCCGGTACGCCATCAGCCAGATGGGAGCGGCACCCTATGTGGCTTCCCTCACCACAATCAACACTCCGCATCAGGGATGCTTGTTTGTGGATTACCTGCTCAATAAGGTTTCGGTCAAGTTCCAAAACGGAATTGCCTCCAAATATAACAGTACCTTAAAAAGGTTGGGGGATACCTCCCCGGATTTTCTGGCAGCGGTGAACGACCTTTCTTCCAACGCCTGCAAAAACTTAAATGAACAGATGCCCGATTCCCCCCAGGTTTATTACCAGACAGTGGGCTCCAAAT
This is a stretch of genomic DNA from Clostridium facile. It encodes these proteins:
- a CDS encoding lipase family alpha/beta hydrolase, with translation MKNLVRILYIILISMIVNCVFFLVEWKLWYLLPVLLLFFLFVNVFPSIHNFKVPTFRLRIAADGAELLILFLATSVVSGVYHIVMAFQLFPSHWLVWVVSALVAILTESILFWNGIIRVYCTSLQLGIRRRVIGIVCGWIPIANLWALCSIIYVVCSEVSFETQKMRLNQQRQQEQICHTKYPILLVHGVFFRDFKYLNYWGRIPEELKKNGAVLFYGNHHSASSVRESACELTKRIQQIVEETKCEKVNIIAHSKGGLDCRYAISQMGAAPYVASLTTINTPHQGCLFVDYLLNKVSVKFQNGIASKYNSTLKRLGDTSPDFLAAVNDLSSNACKNLNEQMPDSPQVYYQTVGSKLNHAISGKFPLNFSYPLVKHFDGGNDGLVAETSFQFHNHKHTFLTTPGSRGISHGDMIDLNRENIPGFDVREFYVQLVADLKQNGF